The DNA sequence CTGCTTACGCAGTCGATCCGAAGAGCAGCGCCGGCATTTACTGGACGGCGATGTTTGGTGGCGAATAAGTCTTGAAACCACCACTGAACACTGTGGGAGCGAGCTTGCTCGCGATGGCGGTGTGTCATTCACCGTTGATGTAACTGACACATTGCTATCGCGAGCAAGCTCGCTCCCACAGGGTCAGCCTATGAACTTGGAATTCTGGAAAAAAAACCGGAGCCCCTGTCAGGCTCCGGTTTTTTATGCTCAATGAGTTCTCATCCCCGCCGCATACATCGCCAGTTTCAGCAGGCTCGCCACCACCGCCAGCGACACCACGCTGCCGGACCAGATCAGCAGCAGCCAGCCCAGACGCTTGTACCAGGGGCTGGATTTCACCTCACGCGAATCAATGGTAGCCATCGCCGATCCTCACTTTGCCGCGGAACACGTAGTAGTTCCAGAAGGTGTACATCAGGATCACCGGCAGGATAAACAGCGCGCCGATCAGGGCGAACAGCTGGCTGGTGGCCGGTGAAGCCGCCGCCCACAGGCTGACCGACGGCGGGATGATGTTCGGCCAGATGCTCAGCGCCAGGCCAATGTAGCCGAGGAACGTCAGCACCAGTGTGAACACGAACGGCCAATGGGTGTGCCGCTGGCGCAGTGAACGCAACAGCCCGAACAGCGCCAGCACCGCCAACACCACCAGCCCGGCGAACACGGTCAGGTGCGCATGGTTGAACCAGCGGCCAGCCAGTTCCGGGTGCAGTTGCAGCGTCCACGCGCCGATCACCACCACCATCGCCAGCAGCAGCCACGCCAGCGGACGGCTGTAGTGACGCATCCGCGACTCGA is a window from the Pseudomonas gozinkensis genome containing:
- a CDS encoding DUF2474 domain-containing protein, whose amino-acid sequence is MATIDSREVKSSPWYKRLGWLLLIWSGSVVSLAVVASLLKLAMYAAGMRTH